One window of Dendropsophus ebraccatus isolate aDenEbr1 chromosome 13, aDenEbr1.pat, whole genome shotgun sequence genomic DNA carries:
- the OTUB2 gene encoding LOW QUALITY PROTEIN: ubiquitin thioesterase OTUB2 (The sequence of the model RefSeq protein was modified relative to this genomic sequence to represent the inferred CDS: inserted 5 bases in 3 codons), which translates to MESMGRVESDDRCWDLVSEKYDIALFIEEHRSQPDYQQLLQGLQGRYGAVRRTCADGSCFYRALGFALLESLASRAEEALRYSGCYGAETSSHLVDAAGSEGSVCHLLXAFNHPEVSDSAVRYLRLVTSAFLRSRAXRLEEFCAEKVEPMMAECDHXITALTQALDTPLMVEYVTVDGSAIKQQLLPEGCDSRLYMLYRQNHYSLLYRTDPKG; encoded by the exons atggagtctatgggacgggtggagaGTGAT GACCGCTGCTGGGATTTGGTATCGGAGAAGTATGACATTGCGCTGTTTATAGAAGAACACCGCAGCCAGCCGGACTATCAGCAGCTATTACAG GGTCTGCAGGGACGGTACGGGGCCGTACGGAGGACGTGTGCGGATGGCAGCTGCTTCTATAGGGCTCTGGGCTTCGCTCTCCTGGAGTCTTTGGCCAGTAGAGCGGAGGAGGCGCTCAG GTATAGCGGGTGTTACGGAGCGGAGACGAGTAGCCA TCTTGTAGATGCGGCAGGGAGTGAGGGGTCGGTGTGTCACCTCCT AGCGTTCAACCATCCGGAAGTGTCTGACAGCGCCGTCCGCTACCTGAGACTGGTCACCTCCGCCTTCCTCCGGAGCCGGGC GCGCCTGGAGGAGTTCTGTGCTGAG AAGGTGGAGCCCATGATGGCGGAGTGCGACC AGATCACCGCACTCACCCAGGCGCTGGACACTCCGCTGATGGTCGAGTACGTGACCGTGGACGGCAGCGCCATAAAGCAGCAGCTCCTCCCGGAGGGATGTGACTCCCGCCTCTATATGCTGTACAGACAGAACCATTACTCTCTGCTATACCGGACTGATCCTAAAGGGTAA
- the CCDC197 gene encoding uncharacterized protein CCDC197, translating to MAEREQPPGDPPKYQLHLEVGKRNVFVTQLEEGRDEDEDDVTQIPVIKEAAGKILDTSKNTLQKTLVLKKEVEYDRVSQELVHKREEYGERMRLLQEHKEEFTVRQKEYSEKAEKFEGFLKDSDAKRRRAIAKYQAETRQNELRQIEIVELAAQLEDRRKRQKNLHKRIKTHKLYENFLLKMVEKVPENYLEYGVDSPVKAIIRRYQTLSLTNENLVNNLTDLADDQESSQIRLEALKRQYDTMKLTMTSELSRLQLDYDRLQERNKQLEMTFNLEKSQFRNQSVEIGSLLLAVINLAEQCHMKHYGPLAEVELTQKLDMIKEYILEKIQVEKLAKSPYEDLQLLAITEEHGAKVKRMPGSKDRQKKPLSGNKWQTGSAGAKA from the exons ATGGCGGAGAGGGAGCAGCCCCCCGGGGACCCCCCGAAGTATCAGCTCCACCTGGAGGTCGGGAAGAGGAACGTGTTCGTCACCCAACTGGAGGAGGGCAG GGATGAGGATGAAGATGATGTCACTCAGATCCCGGTGATAAAAGAG GCCGCTGGGAAGATACTGGACACCAGTAAGAACACGTTACAGAAGACGCTGGTGCTGAAGAAAGAGGTGGAGTACGACCGGGTCAGCCAGGAGCTGGTGCACAAGCGGGAGGAGTACGGGGAGCGCATGCGTCTGCTGCAGGAGCACAAGGAGGAGTTTACTGTGAGACAGAAGGAG TACTCGGAGAAGGCTGAGAAGTTTGAGGGGTTCCTGAAGGACAGCGACGCCAAGAGAAGACGGGCGATAGCCAAGTACCAGGCCGAGACGCGGCAGAACGAGCTCCGGCAGATCGAGATTGTAGAGCTGGCGGCCCAACTGGAGGACAGGAGGAAGAG ACAAAAGAATCTGCACAAAAGGATCAAGACGCATAAGTTGTATGAGAATTTCCTGCTGAAAATGGTGGAGAAGGTTCCAGAGA ACTATCTGGAGTACGGGGTGGACTCCCCGGTGAAGGCCATCATCAGACGCTACCAGACCCTCTCTTTGACCAATGAGAACTTGGTGAACAATCTGACGGATCTGGCAGATGACCAGGAGAGCTCCCAGATCCGGCTGGAGGCTCTGAAGAGACAGTACGACACCATGAAGCTG ACGATGACCAGTGAGCTGTCCCGGCTGCAGCTCGACTACGACCGACTGCAGGAGAGAAACAAACAGCTGGAGATGACCTTTAACCTGGAGAAGAGTCAGTTCCGAAATCAG AGTGTGGAGATTGGCAGCTTACTGCTGGCTGTCATTAATCTGGCGGAGCAGTGTCACATGAAGCATTACGGGCCGCTGGCGGAGGTGGAGCTTACCCAGAAGCTGGATATGATCAAG GAATATATTCTGGAAAAGATACAAGTAGAAAAACTGGCAAAGTCTCCGTACGAGGATCTGCAGCTGCTGGCGATTACGGAGGAACATGGCGCCAAAGTGAAGAGGATGCCGGGCAGCAAGGACCGTCAGAAGAAGCCCCTGAGTGGTAACAAGTGGCAGACGGGCAGCGCTGGGGCGAAGGCGTGA